Proteins from a single region of Lepus europaeus isolate LE1 chromosome 4, mLepTim1.pri, whole genome shotgun sequence:
- the NPM1 gene encoding nucleophosmin: MEDSMDMDMSPLRPQNYLFGCELKADKDYHFKVDNDENEHQLSLRTVSLGAGAKDELHIVEAEAMNYEGSPIKVTLATLKMSVQPTVSLGGFEITPPVVLRLKCGSGPVHISGQHLVAVEEDAESEDEEEEDVKLLSISGKRSAPGGGSKVPQKKVKLAAEDDDEDDDDDDDDDEDDDDDDFDDEETEEKAPVKKSIRDTPAKNAQKSNQNGKDSKPSTPRSKGQESFKKQEKTPKTPKGPTSVEDIKAKMQASIEKGGSLPKVEAKFINYVKNCFRMTDQEAIQDLWQWRKSL; the protein is encoded by the exons ATGGAAGATTCGATGGACATGGACATGAGCCCCCTGAGGCCCCAGAACTATCTCTTCG gTTGTGAACTAAAGGCTGACAAAGATTATCACTTTAAAGTGGACAATGATGAAAATGAGCACCAGTTATCTTTAAGAACG GTCAGTTTAGGCGCTGGTGCCAAGGATGAACTGCACATTGTTGAAGCAGAGGCAATGAATTACGAAGGCAGCCCAATTAAAGTCACACTGGCAACGTTGAAAATGTCTGTACAGCCAACG GTTTCCCTTGGGGGCTTTGAAATAACACCACCTGTGGTCTTAAGGTTGAAGTGTGGTTCAGGGCCTGTGCATATTAGCGGACAGCACTTAGTAG ctGTGGAGGAAGATGCAGAGTCagaagatgaagaggaagaggatgTGAAGCTATTAAGTATATCTGGAAAACGATCTGCCCCTGGAGGTGGCAGCAAGGTACCACAG aaaaaagtaaagcTTGCcgctgaagatgatgatgaagatgacgacgacgacgatgatgatgatgaaga tgatgatgatgatgattttgatgatgaggaaactgaagaaaaagCTCCAGTGAAGAAA TCTATACGAGATACCCCAGCcaaaaatgcacagaaatcaaaCCAGAATGGGAAAGACTCAAAACCATCAACACCAAGATCAAAA GGTCAAGAATCCttcaaaaaacaggaaaaaactcCTAAAACACCAAAAGGACCTACTTCCGTAGAAGACATTAAAGCAAAAATGCAAGCAAGTATAGAAAAA ggtggttctcttcccaaagtgGAAGCCAAATTCATCAATTATGTGAAGAATTGCTTCCGGATGACTGACCAGGAG